The proteins below are encoded in one region of Cytobacillus sp. IB215665:
- a CDS encoding 1-deoxy-D-xylulose-5-phosphate reductoisomerase, producing the protein MKHISLLGATGSIGKQTLDIIKLHQDHFSLVAISVGQNIPEARKIIHEFSPKLVSVKYKEDADRLKSEFTNDIRFVYGEDGLVHAATHEQASIVVNAVVGSVGLIPTIEAIKAKKTIALANKETLVTAGHIVMEMARNNGVSILPVDSEHSAIFQCLQGEQEKTIEKLILTASGGSFRDKKRNELQHVTVEQALNHPNWSMGAKITIDSATMMNKGLEVIEAHWLFQIPYTHIDVVLHKESIIHSMVQFHDSSIIAQLGNPDMRVPIQYALSYPDRLVFNNTKRLDLVEIGALHFMKADVNRYQCLRFAYEAGVEGGTMPTVLNAANEEAVAAFLRKEITFLQIEELIERSLEQHRTIKNPNLECIRTVDSDTRKYIKTLIN; encoded by the coding sequence TTGAAGCACATTAGTTTATTAGGGGCTACTGGCTCTATAGGGAAGCAGACGCTAGATATTATTAAGCTACACCAAGACCATTTTAGCCTTGTAGCAATTTCTGTAGGACAGAATATACCAGAAGCGAGGAAAATCATTCATGAATTTTCACCTAAGCTCGTATCTGTTAAATATAAAGAAGATGCTGATCGATTAAAGAGTGAATTTACTAATGATATAAGGTTTGTTTATGGTGAGGATGGTTTAGTTCATGCCGCAACCCATGAGCAAGCATCGATAGTCGTCAATGCAGTGGTTGGAAGTGTAGGTCTTATACCAACGATTGAAGCTATTAAAGCCAAAAAAACAATTGCTCTTGCCAACAAAGAAACGCTTGTAACAGCAGGACATATCGTTATGGAAATGGCAAGAAATAACGGAGTTTCAATTCTACCAGTTGACAGTGAACATTCTGCTATTTTTCAATGTTTACAGGGAGAACAAGAAAAAACGATTGAGAAGCTCATTTTAACCGCTTCTGGTGGAAGCTTTCGTGATAAAAAGAGAAATGAACTACAGCATGTTACTGTTGAGCAAGCATTAAATCACCCTAACTGGTCGATGGGAGCAAAAATAACGATAGACTCTGCAACGATGATGAATAAAGGTCTTGAAGTTATCGAAGCGCACTGGCTTTTTCAAATTCCTTATACACATATTGATGTCGTCCTCCATAAAGAGAGCATTATACACTCAATGGTCCAATTTCATGACAGTAGCATTATTGCCCAATTAGGAAATCCTGATATGCGTGTTCCTATTCAATATGCGCTATCATACCCTGATAGGCTTGTGTTTAACAATACAAAGAGATTGGATCTTGTGGAGATTGGAGCTCTGCATTTTATGAAAGCAGACGTTAATCGATACCAGTGTTTACGTTTTGCCTACGAGGCAGGAGTAGAAGGGGGAACAATGCCCACAGTGTTAAATGCTGCAAATGAAGAAGCTGTTGCTGCCTTTCTTAGAAAGGAAATTACCTTCCTTCAAATTGAAGAACTTATTGAAAGATCACTTGAGCAACACCGTACAATTAAAAACCCTAATTTAGAGTGTATACGCACAGTAGATTCGGACACTCGTAAGTACATAAAAACACTAATAAATTAA
- the rseP gene encoding RIP metalloprotease RseP produces MDTLNTVIAFVIIFGALVFVHELGHLVFAKRAGILCREFAIGFGPKVFTFKKKETLYTIRLLPIGGFVRMAGEDPEMIEIKPGHSIGLLFDQQGKVTNIVLNNKDKYPDARIVEVEFSDLEHDLYITGYEEDNDEKLVRFEVSETAHFIQDEQHIQIAPYSRQFSSKTLWQRTLAIFAGPLMNFVLAAVLFMVIAFIQGYPSDDPQLGEVIEGGAAVESGLQEGDIVLAINNKQLSSWDEVVQMIQNNPEKQLLFTIERDGQSETIAVTPKLNEVQGVKIGQIGVYPSVNQSILGSIAFGAEETFVWTKEIIILLGKLITGQFSFDMLSGPVGIYKTTEEVAQSGVLYLMRWAALLSINLGIMNLLPLPALDGGRLMFFAIEAVRGKPIDRQKEGMVHFIGFALLMLLMLVVTWNDIQRFFL; encoded by the coding sequence GTGGATACGCTAAATACGGTAATTGCTTTTGTAATTATTTTTGGAGCGTTAGTTTTTGTTCATGAATTAGGTCATCTAGTTTTTGCAAAACGAGCTGGAATTTTATGTAGAGAATTTGCGATTGGATTTGGACCGAAAGTGTTTACTTTCAAAAAGAAAGAAACGCTTTATACGATTAGGCTTCTTCCTATCGGTGGTTTTGTAAGAATGGCTGGTGAAGACCCTGAAATGATAGAAATCAAACCAGGGCATAGCATCGGTCTGTTGTTTGATCAACAAGGAAAAGTAACAAACATCGTTCTAAACAATAAGGACAAATACCCTGATGCAAGAATCGTTGAAGTAGAATTTTCTGATTTAGAGCACGATCTGTATATAACAGGCTATGAAGAAGATAATGATGAAAAACTTGTACGTTTTGAAGTGAGTGAAACGGCACATTTTATTCAGGATGAACAACACATCCAAATCGCCCCATATTCTAGACAATTTAGTTCGAAGACGTTGTGGCAACGAACACTAGCTATTTTTGCAGGTCCACTTATGAATTTCGTCTTAGCTGCCGTTCTTTTTATGGTCATTGCTTTCATTCAAGGCTACCCGTCTGATGATCCACAATTAGGGGAGGTCATCGAAGGTGGTGCTGCAGTGGAATCTGGGTTACAGGAAGGTGATATTGTATTAGCAATTAATAACAAACAATTATCTTCTTGGGATGAAGTCGTTCAAATGATTCAAAATAACCCTGAAAAGCAGCTGTTATTCACAATTGAACGTGATGGACAATCAGAAACAATTGCTGTTACTCCGAAGTTAAATGAGGTTCAAGGGGTGAAAATTGGACAAATTGGTGTATACCCTTCGGTGAATCAATCGATACTCGGTTCAATTGCATTTGGAGCTGAAGAAACTTTTGTTTGGACAAAAGAGATCATCATTTTACTTGGGAAATTAATAACTGGTCAATTTTCATTTGATATGCTATCAGGCCCAGTTGGCATCTACAAAACAACAGAGGAAGTAGCTCAATCTGGTGTGTTATATTTAATGAGATGGGCAGCTTTATTGAGCATTAACTTAGGTATTATGAATTTACTACCATTACCGGCCTTAGATGGAGGTCGATTAATGTTTTTTGCCATTGAGGCTGTTAGAGGAAAACCAATTGATCGTCAAAAGGAAGGTATGGTCCACTTTATTGGTTTTGCTTTATTAATGTTATTAATGTTAGTAGTGACATGGAACGACATCCAAAGGTTCTTCCTATAA
- a CDS encoding proline--tRNA ligase, which produces MKQSQTFIPTLREVPADAEVKSHQLLLRAGFIRSNASGVYSFLPLGKRVLHKIETIVREELDRIGAVELLMPALQQAELWQESGRWYSYGPELVRLKDRHNRDFALGPTHEEVITNLLRDEVKSYKRLPLTLYQIQTKFRDEKRPRFGLLRGREFIMKDAYSFHSSQESLDEVYDKMYEAYGNIFRRCGLDYRAVIADSGAMGGKDTHEFMVLSDVGEDTIAYSDSSDYAANIEMAPVVATYVKSDEAAADLQKVETIDKKSIQEVAHHLQVDEHKCIKSLLFKADDKFVLVLVRGDHEVNDIKVKNLYNASSVELASAEETKQMMNCTVGSLGPIQVQDDIEIIADHAVKAIVNGVCGANVENYHYTGVNPDRDFSVSAYEDLRFIQEGDPSPDGNGTIVFAKGIEVGHIFKLGTRYSEAMDGMYLDENGRNQPMIMGCYGIGVSRILASVAEQFHDDNGLVWPSVLSPYDVHLIPVNIKNDEQRQLAEELYGALQETGIDVLFDNRQERPGVKFSDSDLIGLPVRITIGKKAAEEIVEVKFRNSGETIEVHKTDLINTIKKNIAK; this is translated from the coding sequence ATGAAGCAAAGTCAAACATTTATTCCAACATTGCGGGAAGTGCCTGCTGATGCTGAAGTGAAAAGCCATCAGCTCTTGCTAAGAGCAGGCTTTATACGTTCAAATGCCAGTGGTGTTTATAGTTTTCTTCCATTGGGCAAGCGAGTGTTACACAAAATTGAGACAATCGTTCGTGAAGAACTCGACCGCATAGGCGCAGTTGAGTTATTAATGCCAGCACTTCAACAAGCAGAGCTGTGGCAAGAGTCTGGACGCTGGTACTCATATGGCCCTGAACTAGTAAGACTAAAAGATCGTCACAACCGAGATTTTGCTTTAGGGCCAACCCATGAAGAAGTAATTACGAATCTATTAAGAGATGAAGTAAAGAGTTATAAGCGACTCCCACTTACTCTATATCAAATTCAAACTAAATTCCGTGATGAAAAAAGGCCGCGCTTCGGATTGTTGCGTGGTAGAGAGTTTATTATGAAAGATGCATATTCCTTTCATTCTTCGCAAGAGTCATTAGATGAAGTGTATGACAAGATGTATGAAGCATATGGAAACATCTTCAGAAGGTGTGGCTTAGATTACAGGGCTGTTATTGCTGACTCTGGTGCAATGGGTGGTAAAGATACGCATGAGTTTATGGTGTTATCAGATGTAGGAGAGGATACTATTGCATACTCCGATAGCTCTGATTATGCTGCAAATATTGAGATGGCACCTGTAGTTGCTACATACGTTAAGAGTGATGAAGCTGCCGCAGACCTACAAAAGGTAGAGACCATCGATAAAAAATCGATACAAGAGGTTGCTCATCATTTACAAGTTGATGAGCATAAATGTATTAAATCTCTATTATTCAAAGCTGATGATAAGTTTGTACTGGTTTTAGTTCGTGGTGATCATGAAGTAAATGATATTAAAGTGAAAAACCTGTACAATGCATCAAGCGTTGAATTAGCATCTGCTGAAGAAACAAAACAAATGATGAATTGTACTGTTGGGTCGTTAGGTCCTATTCAAGTACAAGATGATATAGAAATTATTGCAGACCATGCTGTAAAAGCGATTGTAAATGGAGTTTGTGGCGCGAATGTTGAGAACTACCATTATACAGGGGTAAACCCTGATCGTGATTTTTCCGTATCAGCATATGAAGATTTACGCTTTATTCAAGAGGGTGACCCTTCCCCAGATGGTAATGGTACAATTGTCTTTGCAAAGGGCATCGAAGTTGGTCATATATTTAAATTAGGCACGAGATATAGTGAAGCGATGGATGGTATGTATTTAGATGAAAATGGTAGAAATCAACCGATGATTATGGGTTGTTACGGTATCGGAGTATCAAGAATCCTCGCTTCTGTTGCTGAGCAATTTCATGATGATAATGGTTTAGTTTGGCCATCTGTCCTTTCACCTTATGATGTTCATCTTATTCCAGTAAACATAAAAAATGATGAACAACGACAATTAGCTGAAGAATTATATGGGGCTCTCCAAGAAACTGGCATCGACGTCCTATTTGATAATCGACAAGAACGTCCTGGAGTGAAGTTTTCAGATTCAGATTTAATAGGCCTGCCTGTTCGTATAACAATTGGTAAGAAAGCTGCTGAGGAAATCGTTGAAGTGAAGTTTAGGAATTCTGGAGAAACGATTGAAGTTCATAAGACTGACCTGATAAATACGATTAAAAAAAACATAGCAAAATAA
- a CDS encoding PolC-type DNA polymerase III yields MEQLSQEQKERFQLLLQQINFTDDVFVKHFHQAGIIKLIIDKEKKSWHFLFQVASILPIDIYKSFSLALQKSFAHIANVTFSILAKDKQFTEEDFQAYWTVCLLEFEGIQSPLLNLLHEQTPHLNGINAIVKVRNDTEAVALKRKFAKDIGEVYQQFGFPYLQLETEVNYSEKEYEKFVEQKQQEDQQKVMTAIAEMQKKEDQNTDNVERKGPLTIGYTIKDDEDIRRIEQIEDEERRIAIQGYIFHAETKELRSGRTLLTFKVTDYTSSILVKMFSRDKEDVSLLQAVQKGMWVRVRGSVQNDTFVRDLVMIANDINEIKGQVRLDNEPANEKRVELHLHTPMSQMDAVTSVTKLVEQAKKWGHKAIAVTDHAVAQSFPEAFSAGKKHGVKILYGLEVNLVDDGVPIAYNEQNRLLSDDTYVVFDVETTGLSAVYDTIIELAAVKMKDGEIIDRFEAFANPHHPLSATTIELTGITDDMVKDAPDIDVVIKQFHDWVEDDILVAHNASFDMGFLNVGYKKVDYDKAKNPVIDTLELARALYPELKNHRLNTLCKKFDIELTQHHRAIYDAEATGYLLAKLLKDAHDKDIENHNELNHKMARNDSYKRSRPFHATIIAQNDVGLKNLFKIVSLSHLQYFFRVPRVPRSLLQKYREGIIVGSACDRGEVFEGMMQKSPDEVESIAQFYDYLEVFPPDLYKHLIELELVRNEDAIKDIITKIVDLSEKLAIPTVATGNVHHLDPEDKIYRRILIGSQGGANPLNRHKLPDAHFRTTDDMLEAMAFLGKERAKEIVVTNTVSIADQIDEIKPIRDDLYTPKIDGADEEVRAMSYNQARDIYGNELPEIVEKRLEKELKSIIGHGFAVIYLISHKLVKKSLDDGYLVGSRGSVGSSFVATMTEITEVNPLPPHYVCPECKHSEFFNDGSVGSGYDLPDKDCPQCGANYNKDGHDIPFETFLGFKGDKVPDIDLNFSGEYQPIAHDYTKVLFGEDNVYRAGTIGTVAEKTAYGFVRGYTNDHNLHVRGAEIDRLVSGCTGVKRTTGQHPGGIIVVPDYMDIYDFSPIQYPADDSSSEWKTTHFDFHSIHDNLLKLDILGHDDPTVIRMLQDLSGIDPKTIPTDDPEVMKIFSGTETLGVTEEQIMCKTGTLGIPEFGTRFVRQMLEDTKPTTFSELVQISGLSHGTDVWLGNAQELIHNKICTLSEVIGCRDDIMVYLIYKGLEPSLAFKIMESVRKGKGLTDEFMQEMKKNDVPDWYIDSCLKIKYMFPKAHATAYVLMAVRIAYFKVHHPLLYYAAYFTVRAEDFDIEAMVRGSNAIRAKIEEINDKGLEASTKEKNLLTVLEISMEMCERGFSFKKVDLYKSSANEFIIDGNTLIPPFNSIPGLGTNAAINIVKSRKEGEFLSKEDLQKRGKISKTILEYLDNHGCLESLPDKNQLSLF; encoded by the coding sequence ATGGAACAATTATCACAAGAGCAAAAAGAACGGTTTCAACTCCTGCTCCAACAGATTAATTTTACAGACGATGTATTTGTTAAGCATTTTCATCAAGCAGGAATAATAAAGCTTATTATCGATAAAGAAAAGAAGTCTTGGCATTTTCTATTTCAAGTAGCATCCATCCTACCGATAGACATCTATAAGTCATTTAGCCTAGCCTTGCAAAAATCCTTTGCTCATATAGCAAATGTAACTTTTTCAATATTAGCGAAGGACAAGCAGTTTACAGAAGAGGACTTTCAGGCTTATTGGACTGTTTGCTTACTTGAGTTTGAAGGTATTCAATCACCCTTACTGAACCTGCTACATGAGCAAACTCCTCACTTGAATGGAATTAATGCAATTGTCAAAGTTCGAAATGATACCGAAGCTGTTGCTTTAAAGAGAAAATTTGCTAAAGATATTGGGGAAGTGTATCAACAATTTGGGTTCCCATACCTACAGCTAGAAACAGAAGTGAACTACTCGGAAAAAGAATATGAAAAATTTGTTGAACAAAAGCAACAAGAAGATCAACAAAAAGTTATGACAGCCATTGCAGAAATGCAAAAGAAAGAGGATCAAAATACTGATAATGTAGAAAGAAAAGGACCGCTAACAATCGGTTATACGATTAAAGACGATGAGGATATTCGCAGAATTGAACAAATAGAAGACGAAGAGCGGAGAATAGCCATTCAGGGATATATTTTTCATGCTGAAACGAAAGAGCTCCGCAGTGGTCGAACATTGTTAACATTTAAAGTAACCGATTATACGAGCTCTATTTTAGTGAAAATGTTTTCTCGAGATAAAGAGGATGTATCTCTTTTACAAGCGGTCCAAAAAGGCATGTGGGTTCGAGTTAGAGGTAGCGTTCAAAACGACACTTTTGTCCGTGATTTAGTCATGATTGCGAATGATATTAATGAAATCAAGGGTCAAGTACGACTTGATAACGAACCAGCTAATGAGAAACGTGTGGAACTACACCTGCATACGCCGATGAGTCAAATGGATGCCGTAACTTCTGTTACTAAATTAGTTGAGCAAGCAAAAAAATGGGGTCATAAGGCAATAGCAGTTACTGATCATGCAGTCGCACAGTCTTTCCCAGAGGCTTTCTCTGCAGGTAAAAAGCATGGAGTGAAAATACTATATGGCTTAGAAGTGAACTTGGTAGATGACGGGGTTCCTATAGCATACAATGAACAGAATAGACTACTATCAGATGACACTTATGTTGTATTTGACGTAGAAACAACGGGCTTGTCTGCTGTTTACGATACAATTATAGAGCTGGCAGCCGTTAAGATGAAGGATGGGGAAATCATTGATCGCTTTGAAGCATTTGCCAATCCACACCATCCATTATCAGCAACTACGATTGAATTGACAGGGATTACTGATGATATGGTTAAAGACGCACCTGACATTGATGTTGTCATAAAGCAATTTCATGATTGGGTTGAAGATGATATTTTAGTTGCTCACAACGCAAGCTTTGATATGGGTTTTTTAAATGTAGGATATAAAAAAGTTGACTATGATAAAGCCAAAAACCCGGTAATAGACACTCTAGAATTAGCACGTGCATTATATCCAGAACTAAAAAACCATCGGTTGAATACGTTATGTAAAAAGTTTGACATAGAACTTACGCAACATCACCGTGCTATTTACGATGCTGAAGCCACTGGATACCTTTTAGCAAAATTGTTAAAAGATGCTCATGATAAAGATATAGAAAATCATAATGAGCTTAATCATAAGATGGCTAGGAATGATTCATATAAACGATCGCGTCCATTTCATGCGACGATAATAGCACAAAATGATGTTGGACTTAAAAATCTTTTTAAGATCGTATCACTTTCCCATCTGCAATATTTTTTCCGTGTACCGCGCGTTCCTAGGTCACTATTGCAAAAATACCGTGAAGGAATCATCGTCGGTTCTGCTTGCGATCGAGGAGAAGTTTTTGAAGGAATGATGCAAAAATCTCCAGATGAGGTCGAGAGCATAGCACAGTTTTATGATTACTTAGAAGTTTTTCCACCTGATTTATATAAGCATTTAATTGAGCTTGAACTCGTTAGAAATGAAGATGCAATAAAAGATATTATTACAAAAATCGTTGATTTAAGTGAGAAATTAGCCATTCCTACTGTTGCTACAGGCAATGTCCACCATCTGGATCCAGAAGATAAGATTTATCGGAGAATTCTAATCGGTTCTCAAGGTGGTGCTAACCCGTTAAATCGACACAAACTACCTGATGCACATTTTAGAACTACTGATGATATGCTAGAAGCAATGGCATTCCTAGGTAAAGAACGGGCTAAAGAGATTGTTGTTACAAACACGGTAAGCATTGCTGATCAAATTGATGAAATAAAACCTATTAGAGATGATTTGTATACACCAAAAATTGATGGGGCTGATGAAGAAGTCAGGGCAATGAGTTATAATCAAGCCCGTGATATTTATGGCAATGAGTTACCAGAAATTGTGGAAAAACGACTGGAGAAAGAATTAAAAAGCATCATTGGTCATGGTTTTGCAGTTATTTATTTAATCTCTCATAAATTAGTGAAAAAGTCATTAGATGATGGCTATCTTGTCGGCTCTCGTGGATCCGTTGGATCTTCCTTTGTAGCAACAATGACTGAAATAACTGAGGTAAACCCTTTACCTCCTCATTATGTTTGTCCAGAATGTAAACACTCGGAATTTTTTAATGATGGATCAGTTGGTTCAGGTTATGATTTACCTGACAAAGATTGTCCTCAGTGTGGCGCTAACTATAATAAAGACGGGCACGATATTCCTTTTGAAACGTTTTTAGGATTCAAAGGGGATAAAGTACCTGATATAGATTTGAATTTTTCAGGTGAATACCAGCCAATTGCTCATGATTATACGAAAGTTTTATTTGGAGAAGATAATGTATACCGTGCTGGTACAATCGGTACTGTTGCAGAAAAAACTGCATATGGCTTCGTAAGAGGATATACGAATGATCACAATTTGCATGTAAGGGGAGCGGAGATTGATCGATTAGTATCTGGGTGCACAGGGGTGAAGCGTACTACTGGACAACATCCAGGTGGTATTATTGTTGTCCCAGATTATATGGATATTTATGACTTTTCACCAATTCAATATCCTGCTGATGATTCAAGCTCTGAGTGGAAAACGACTCATTTTGATTTCCACTCAATCCATGACAATCTATTAAAGTTAGATATACTCGGTCATGATGATCCAACAGTCATTCGGATGCTACAAGATTTAAGTGGAATTGACCCTAAGACGATACCTACAGATGATCCAGAGGTAATGAAAATATTTAGTGGAACAGAGACATTAGGTGTCACTGAGGAACAGATTATGTGTAAAACAGGAACACTCGGTATTCCTGAGTTTGGAACAAGATTTGTTAGGCAAATGCTAGAAGATACGAAGCCAACAACCTTTTCTGAGCTCGTGCAAATATCTGGTCTTTCACATGGGACAGATGTATGGCTTGGTAATGCACAAGAGTTAATCCATAATAAGATTTGTACATTGAGTGAAGTGATCGGTTGTCGAGATGATATTATGGTCTACTTAATATACAAGGGACTGGAACCTTCACTTGCATTTAAAATAATGGAGTCTGTTCGTAAAGGGAAAGGGTTAACAGATGAATTCATGCAAGAAATGAAAAAGAATGACGTGCCTGATTGGTATATCGATTCTTGTCTTAAGATAAAATACATGTTCCCAAAAGCCCATGCAACTGCGTATGTATTAATGGCTGTTAGAATAGCTTACTTTAAAGTTCACCATCCTCTACTATACTATGCAGCATATTTTACTGTACGCGCCGAAGACTTTGATATAGAAGCAATGGTGAGAGGATCGAATGCAATTCGAGCCAAAATTGAAGAGATAAATGATAAAGGTTTAGAAGCTAGTACAAAGGAGAAAAATTTACTCACTGTATTAGAAATATCTATGGAAATGTGTGAACGTGGTTTTTCCTTCAAGAAGGTAGACTTATACAAATCAAGTGCGAATGAATTTATCATCGACGGAAATACGCTCATTCCACCATTTAATTCTATACCTGGTTTGGGAACTAACGCTGCTATTAATATTGTGAAGTCACGAAAAGAAGGTGAATTCCTCTCAAAAGAGGATTTACAAAAACGTGGTAAGATTTCTAAAACAATTCTTGAGTACTTAGACAACCATGGCTGTTTAGAATCCTTACCTGATAAAAATCAATTATCACTATTTTAA
- the rimP gene encoding ribosome maturation factor RimP, protein MSKKVTQIVEELVIPILSEMQLELVDIEYVKEGQNWFLRVFIDSENGIDIEECGIVSEKLGEQLDEIDPIQHNYFLEVSSPGAERPLKKEKDFVNSIGKNVYIKTYEPVDGAKEFEGELTGFNGTVVTISMKVKTRTRVLEIPYDKVASARLAIAFH, encoded by the coding sequence ATGAGTAAGAAGGTAACACAAATTGTTGAAGAATTAGTGATACCTATTTTATCAGAAATGCAGTTAGAATTAGTGGATATTGAATATGTGAAAGAAGGACAAAACTGGTTCCTTAGAGTTTTTATTGATTCAGAAAACGGAATTGATATAGAAGAATGCGGTATCGTTAGTGAAAAACTTGGAGAACAATTAGATGAAATTGATCCGATTCAACATAATTATTTTCTAGAAGTATCATCTCCAGGTGCCGAAAGACCACTGAAAAAAGAAAAGGATTTCGTTAATTCAATAGGTAAAAATGTATATATTAAAACCTATGAACCAGTAGATGGAGCAAAAGAGTTTGAAGGCGAGTTGACTGGTTTTAACGGTACAGTTGTTACAATATCAATGAAGGTTAAAACGAGAACAAGAGTTCTTGAAATACCTTATGATAAAGTTGCCAGTGCTAGACTTGCAATAGCATTCCACTAA
- the nusA gene encoding transcription termination factor NusA codes for MGSELLDALTQLEKEKGVSKDIIIDAIEAALISAYKRNFNQAQNVRVDLNLAVGSMKVFARKDVVEEVFDPRLEISVEESRQINQNYQIGDVVELEVTPKDFGRIAAQTAKQVVTQRVREAERGVIYTEFIDREDDIMTGIVQRLDPKFIYVGLGKIEALLPVNEQMPNERFQPHDRIKVYVTKVEKTTKGPQIFVSRTHPGLLKRLFELEVPEIYDGTVEIKSVSREAGDRSKISVHCDNPEVDPVGACVGPKGQRVQAIVDELKGEKIDIVRWSEDTIDFVANALSPSKVLEVIVNEEEKATTVIVPDYQLSLAIGKRGQNARLAAKLTGWKIDIKSQSEAEQLGIYPVDDAPLFDKLPDDETFDL; via the coding sequence ATGGGTAGTGAACTTTTAGATGCCTTGACACAGCTGGAAAAGGAAAAGGGAGTTAGTAAGGATATAATCATTGATGCGATTGAAGCTGCTCTAATATCCGCGTACAAAAGGAATTTTAACCAAGCTCAAAACGTGCGTGTAGACCTAAATTTAGCTGTTGGATCTATGAAAGTATTTGCGCGCAAAGATGTCGTTGAGGAAGTGTTCGATCCTAGACTTGAAATTTCAGTTGAAGAGTCTAGACAAATCAATCAGAACTATCAAATCGGTGACGTAGTAGAATTAGAAGTGACACCAAAAGATTTCGGAAGAATTGCAGCTCAAACAGCAAAACAAGTCGTAACTCAACGTGTTCGCGAAGCGGAGCGCGGTGTCATTTATACTGAATTCATTGATCGAGAAGATGACATCATGACTGGTATTGTACAGCGCCTTGATCCTAAGTTTATTTACGTCGGATTAGGAAAAATTGAAGCGTTGTTACCGGTCAATGAACAGATGCCAAATGAAAGATTTCAGCCTCATGACCGAATCAAAGTATATGTTACAAAAGTTGAAAAGACAACAAAGGGTCCACAAATTTTTGTTTCTAGAACACACCCAGGTCTGTTAAAACGTCTTTTTGAGCTTGAAGTACCAGAAATTTACGATGGGACCGTTGAAATTAAATCAGTTTCAAGGGAAGCTGGCGACCGTTCAAAAATATCAGTACATTGTGATAATCCTGAGGTTGATCCTGTTGGAGCATGTGTTGGTCCTAAAGGGCAACGGGTACAGGCGATTGTAGATGAATTAAAGGGTGAAAAAATTGACATCGTCCGTTGGTCGGAAGATACCATTGATTTTGTAGCAAATGCATTAAGTCCTTCAAAGGTATTGGAGGTTATCGTTAACGAAGAAGAAAAGGCAACGACAGTAATCGTTCCTGATTATCAACTATCTTTAGCAATCGGAAAACGGGGTCAAAATGCTCGCTTAGCAGCAAAGCTAACAGGGTGGAAAATAGATATTAAGAGTCAATCAGAAGCGGAACAGCTTGGAATATATCCAGTTGATGATGCACCACTGTTTGATAAGCTTCCTGATGACGAGACATTCGATTTATAA
- the rnpM gene encoding RNase P modulator RnpM, with protein MKQKKIPMRKCVASGEMKPKKELIRIVRSKEGEVSIDPTGKKAGRGAYLTKDKDIILLARKNNQLSKHLNAQIEDAIYEQLIELVEKEKQSSHE; from the coding sequence ATGAAACAAAAGAAAATACCAATGAGAAAATGCGTGGCTAGCGGTGAAATGAAGCCAAAAAAAGAATTAATACGTATTGTCCGATCCAAAGAAGGCGAAGTATCTATCGACCCAACTGGTAAAAAAGCCGGTCGTGGTGCCTACTTAACGAAAGATAAGGACATTATTCTTCTTGCAAGAAAAAATAATCAATTATCAAAACATTTGAATGCACAAATTGAAGACGCTATTTATGAACAGTTAATAGAGCTTGTCGAGAAGGAGAAACAGTCATCACATGAATAA
- a CDS encoding YlxQ family RNA-binding protein has protein sequence MNKWMSLLGLANRARKIVSGEELVLKEIRNNRAKVILLSDDASPNTMKKISDKCNYYGVPLRIVNDRYTLGQAIGKEARVVIAVTDEGFARKLISLLEI, from the coding sequence ATGAATAAATGGATGTCTTTGTTAGGGTTAGCGAATCGAGCGCGAAAAATTGTTTCAGGAGAAGAACTTGTTCTGAAAGAAATTCGTAATAATCGAGCAAAAGTAATATTATTGTCTGATGATGCCTCTCCTAATACTATGAAAAAGATAAGTGACAAATGTAATTATTATGGTGTACCATTGCGCATTGTTAATGACAGATACACACTTGGGCAAGCGATTGGTAAAGAGGCACGTGTCGTCATCGCTGTCACTGATGAAGGATTTGCTCGAAAGTTGATTTCATTGCTCGAAATCTAA